The DNA region GGCCAATTTTGCAGGGGAAGTGACCCTGCTTACCATGCTCGGTGAACACGAGCGGTACGAAGATTTCATCCGTGAAAAACTGGACCCGAAAATCAAACCACATTTTTTCACCCGTCCCAAGGGGCCGACCACTCTCAAACGCAGATTCATTGACAGCTATTCATTGAACAAGGTCATGGAAATCTACGTCATGGATGACAGCCCGCTGCCGGAGAGTCTGGAACAGGATATCTGCGCCGGACTGGACGAAATTATTTCCGAGTACGACATGGTATTGACTGCGGATTTCGGGCACGGATTGATCAGCCCTGCGCTGGTGGAACTGCTGACAGAAAAGGCCCCCTATCTTGCGGTGAATACACAGGCCAATGCCGGGAACCGCGGTTTCAACACCATCGGCAAATATCCGCGCATGGACTTTTTCTCGCTGGCCGAACACGAACTGCGTCTTGAAACCCGCGACCAGCTCAATGAACTGCGCCCCCTGCTTATCGAGACCGGAAACCGTCTGAAAGCAAACATTTGTCTGGTCACCCAAGGCAGCCGGGGCTGTTCGCTGTACAATCCGGCCAGCGAATTTGTGCGTATCCCCTCCTTCCAGTCCAATGTTGTGGACCGGGTCGGTGCCGGGGACGCGCTTTTCTCCATTGCGGCCATGTCCGCCTGCATGGGGCTGCATGAAGAACTGGTCGGTTTTCTGGGCAATATTGCCGGATCACTGGCCGTGCAGATCATGGGCAATGACCGGGCAATCGACAAACAATCCATGCGTAAATACATAACCGCGACCATGAAATAATATGAGCAGCAGATAC from Desulfovibrio sp. JC010 includes:
- a CDS encoding PfkB family carbohydrate kinase; translation: MASADGKIKTISELAEISEKLRESGKRIVLCHGVFDLLHIGHIRYFNQAKEHGDVLMVTLTPDHYVDKGPDRPAFTEILRAEALASLGETDYVAINEWATAEETLRAIRPHVYAKGDEFKDIDNDPLGKIGKEADVVREIEAELVFTSDIVYSSSNLINRYLNRNSEELDEYLKMFRKRYQLDDLLDHLDRMQDLKVLVVGDTILDEYQIASTLGKSSKDPILALKYQSRELYAGGALAVANHVANFAGEVTLLTMLGEHERYEDFIREKLDPKIKPHFFTRPKGPTTLKRRFIDSYSLNKVMEIYVMDDSPLPESLEQDICAGLDEIISEYDMVLTADFGHGLISPALVELLTEKAPYLAVNTQANAGNRGFNTIGKYPRMDFFSLAEHELRLETRDQLNELRPLLIETGNRLKANICLVTQGSRGCSLYNPASEFVRIPSFQSNVVDRVGAGDALFSIAAMSACMGLHEELVGFLGNIAGSLAVQIMGNDRAIDKQSMRKYITATMK